From one Doryrhamphus excisus isolate RoL2022-K1 chromosome 9, RoL_Dexc_1.0, whole genome shotgun sequence genomic stretch:
- the klhl6 gene encoding kelch-like protein 6, which produces MSESLERTTEGPSSDDPGAERSSEYRWEDGGLPLELQRGMENLRVNQELTDVTVCVQGHQFPCHRAVLAAASQYFRAMFCGGLKESREERVEIKGLDSGTMQTLLEYTYTSQTLLTRANVQKVLEAASQFQFLRVVDACVGYLSKSLQPETCIGILNLAEPHALPTLQTRAQDYIASHFSQVAQQQDFLEVAVESLETILQRDDLDVKCEEVVFEALMCWVRARQDRRRQVLARLLSYVRLPLLDPAYFVEKVESDELIRGCSESFPLLQETRSFHLSGREVVSERTKPRVRHFLSEVFLVIGGCTNDDRFIPTVTCLDPLRRSRLEVARLPGTDMEDEAQNRKWVEFACITFRNELYISGGKETQKDVWKYNGALDKWMRVEPLTIGRWRHKMAVQRGKVYALGGFDGVRRLDSVEAYDPFHNCWIQVAPLAVGVSSFAAASFDKWIYVIGGGPNGKLATDLVQRWEPGTDFWELRAPVPVETKCTNAVCFKNRIYVVGGAMHTMYCYSPLADSWTVVSHLGERASCAIAACSNKLFITGGRDNKNQVISTVMCWDVDEGVLTEECALPMGVSHHGSVTLLKSYTQMQKIAPASESQ; this is translated from the exons ATGAGCGAGTCGCTAGAAAGGACGACAGAGGGCCCCTCGTCGGATGATCCGGGCGCTGAGAGGAGCAGCGAGTACCGCTGGGAGGATGGAGGTCTGCCCTTGGAGCTGCAGAGAGGGATGGAGAACTTACGAGTCAACCAGGAACTGACTGATGTGACCGTGTGTGTTCAAGGACACCAATTCCCTTGCCACAGGGCCGTCCTCGCCGCTGCCAGTCAATACttcag GGCCATGTTCTGCGGTGGACTGAAGGAGAGTCGTGAGGAGAGGGTGGAAATAAAAGGACTGGACAGCGGGACGATGCAGACTCTCTTGGAATATACCTACACCAGCCAGACCCTCCTCACACGGGCTAATGTGCAGAAAGTACTGGAGGCAGCCAGTCAGTTCCAG TTTCTCCGTGTTGTGGACGCATGTGTCGGTTACCTGAGCAAATCCCTGCAACCGGAAACTTGCATCGGGATCCTCAACCTTGCGGAACCCCACGCCCTTCCCACTCTGCAGACCAGAGCTCAGGACTACATCGCCTCCCACTTCTCCCAAGTGGCCCAGCAGCAGGACTTCCTGGAAGTGGCGGTGGAGTCCTTGGAGACCATCCTGCAGAGGGATGATCTGGACGTGAAATGCGAGGAGGTCGTTTTTGAGGCGCTGATGTGTTGGGTGAGGGCCCGGCAGGATCGACGGCGGCAAGTACTGGCCCGGTTGCTGTCTTACGTGCGGCTGCCGTTGCTGGACCCGGcatactttgtggaaaaagtggaGTCTGACGAATTGATCCGCGGCTGCAGTGAGAGCTTTCCTCTGCTGCAAGAGACGCGTTCCTTTCACCTCTCCGGACGGGAG GTGGTGTCAGAACGAACCAAACCGCGTGTTCGCCACTTCCTCTCAGAGGTGTTCCTCGTCATCGGAGGCTGCACCAACGACGACCGCTTCATTCCCACCGTCACGTGTTTGGACCCGCTGAGACGCAGCAGATTGGAGGTTGCCAGACTACCAGGAACTGATATGGAGGACGAGGCCCAGAACAGGAAATGGGTGGAGTTTGCTTGCATCACCTTTCGCAACGAGCTTTATATATCTG GAGGTAAAGAGACCCAGAAGGATGTCTGGAAATATAACGGCGCGCTGGACAAGTGGATGCGAGTCGAGCCTCTGACAATCGGGCGCTGGAGACATAAGATGGCAGTCCAAAGGGGGAAAGTGTATGCACTGGGCGGGTTCGATGGCGTCCGCAGGCTCGATTCCGTCGAGGCCTACGACCCTTTCCACAACTGCTGGATCCAG GTCGCGCCCCTCGCGGTGGGCGTGAGCTCCTTTGCAGCCGCGAGCTTTGACAAATGGATCTACGTGATCGGTGGGGGGCCAAACGGAAAGCTGGCGACCGATTTGGTTCAACGCTGGGAACCTGGAACGGACTTCTGGGAGCTGCGGGCACCCGTTCCCGTAGAAACAAAGTGCACCAATGCCGTCTGCTTCAAGAACCGCATCTACGTGGTTG GTGGCGCCATGCACACCATGTACTGCTACTCCCCTCTGGCAGACTCCTGGACCGTTGTGAGCCATTTGGGAGAGAGGGCGAGCTGTGCCATCGCCGCCTGCAGCAACAAACTCTTCATCACAGGAGGCCGCGATAACAAAAACCAGGTCATCTCCACCGTGATGTGCTGGGATGTTGATGAAGGGGTCCTCACTGAGGAATGCGCTTTGCCCATGGGTGTCTCACATCATGGCAGCGTGACACTCCTCAAGTCCTACACTCAAATGCAAAAGATAGCGCCGGCGTCAGAGTCCCAGTGA
- the LOC131136193 gene encoding immunoglobulin superfamily member 3-like isoform X2, with protein sequence MCVCTVYIHRGRVAHLTSRFRMLRLLSHFWTCLLFCVGYGLHCGDARVLTEVQAGPLYRMAGSRLSISCNVSGFIDVNSRKEFEFRVTKPPKAKVLNIISTADEDFGYNMYRVRGDDITVTRVSPNSVLFEIQSLRKDDEGEYECAVINSEKIYSGTYSAAALVKVIDNSLSVSSPDSTSLSFNEGESLALTCRASSNTIQHTHLSVAWYLHKDGEDNARLILSLERDFTLRSGHEFQGRYQAGLIRLDKLGEAAYRLTVDRLEVADRGRVYCQAQEWIQDPDLSWYSLTRMTTREMSLDVQGKADLVPDGTSVVVRLSVQQTSLQEGQKLLLTCSVDTQKLEEKFFSVAWLQAGVELARIGPTGVLSVKSDYSQREKQGELRASRIGDREYRLVLQSVTADDQGGYICRAWPQERGQHGAFVQGAAQDSAVQLVSVSAPASGLSVDMQNSVHVNEGGKMTLNCTVHGVKSHLSVAWQRKVTSTAAFTSVASLSQEGVMETAAEITNQVRLTRPAADVFILELDEVSLADSGAYQCVVSEWNGHNKTNSQSQTAMLTVAPTESLVAVRLISRSNMVTIGDNVELMCRVKGPRIPVTLTWILQRGPSARDNILTLYSDGAISWSGEQHRYQLRIENTPTERIYFLLINGASHSEAGSYQCQVSVFQNNVYKKLPPSNPTAVMVQNPESDLTLTSSPALTTKINSDISIKCSVNSSRSGSSRHAVTWILQNQIQNITIANSDRDSSVTFGPTVEEVHSQRISIQQTKGPSFQLTIRNALTSDQGTYVCEVVEWLQDPSGKWYHLTPVSGTTRLTLIEPVNDLLVDPTRKWVTAREGDEVQLKCDLISDAPSPSVFYKITWFYTSRGSPAVNSLLQMDHTGLLRYPKNQGLHGLQGRLRLSRPDPRTFGLTIQKVHEEDSGTYRCLVEQYQLGQEGHWQQKASVDGGPIMLSLNMTENNLSITRTELNLNSSTRQNFTIPCHIATRSSPESKFQVTWFWQEKNQSERRPLFTCYRNATLHDRSGWGQRLRFGHALPDRFDLTVSNPTLQHAGLYSCEVEEWILTLSNHWRKVAVENSGYSIVSIYSQGEKSAVSGYSSGIWIAVLVAILLCLSLVILALALKLKRAKTSEKTAGESLWMEQHHLKTKFNTED encoded by the exons atgtgtgtgtgtactgtatatattcacCGAGGCAGAGTGGCGCACTTGACAAGCAGATTCAGGATGCTGCGCCTCCTTTCACACTTTTGGACTTGTTTGCTGTTCTGCGTGGGCTATGGTTTGCACTGTG GAGATGCCCGCGTCCTGACTGAGGTCCAGGCCGGTCCTCTGTATCGCATGGCGGGCTCCCGTCTCTCCATCTCCTGCAACGTGAGCGGCTTCATCGACGTCAACTCTCGAAAGGAGTTTGAATTCCGTGTGACCAAGCCTCCCAAGGCCAAAGTCCTCAACATCATCAGTACCGCAGACGAAGACTTTGGCTACAACATGTACCGTGTGAGAGGTGACGACATCACCGTGACGCGCGTGTCGCCCAACTCCGTCCTCTTTGAGATACAAAGTCTTCGGAAAGACGACGAAGGGGAGTACGAATGTGCTGTCATCAACTCGGAAAAGATTTACAGTGGAACGTACAGTGCAGCAGCTCTTGTTAAAG TGATTGACAACTCCTTAAGTGTTTCATCACCTGACTCCACCTCGCTGAGTTTTAACGAGGGTGAATCTCTCGCTCTAACATGCCGAGCCTCCAGCAACACCATCCAGCACACCCATCTGTCCGTAGCCTGGTATCTCCACAAGGACGGCGAGGACAACGCGCGGCTCATCCTGTCCCTGGAGAGAGACTTCACGTTAAGATCCGGCCACGAGTTCCAAGGGCGCTACCAAGCCGGACTCATCAGGTTGGATAAACTCGGCGAGGCCGCTTACAGGCTGACGGTGGATCGGCTGGAGGTGGCAGACCGAGGCCGGGTCTACTGCCAGGCCCAAGAGTGGATCCAGGATCCTGACCTCTCCTGGTACTCGCTCACACGGATGACTACAAGGGAGATGTCACTGGATGTTCAAGGAAAAG CAGACTTGGTGCCAGACGGGACGTCTGTGGTGGTGAGATTGTCAGTGCAGCAGACATCTCTGCAAGAAGGGCAGAAGCTCCTCCTAACCTGCAGCGTTGACACGCAGAAGCTCGAGGAAAAGTTTTTCTCTGTAGCTTGGCTCCAGGCTGGGGTCGAGCTGGCCCGAATCGGTCCCACAGGGGTTCTGTCTGTGAAATCTGATTACAGTCAACGAGAGAAACAAGGAGAGCTCAGGGCCAGCAGGATCGGGGACAGAGAATACCGTCTGGTATTGCAGTCCGTTACCGCTGACGACCAGGGAGGGTACATCTGCAGAGCGTGGCCCCAAGAAAGAGGCCAGCATGGCGCCTTTGTGCAAGGAGCTGCCCAAGACTCCGCCGTTCAGCTAGTTAGCGTATCTGCTCCAG CTAGTGGACTCTCGGTTGACATGCAAAACAGCGTACACGTCAACGAAGGCGGCAAGATGACGCTAAACTGCACAGTTCACGGGGTCAAAAGTCATCTCTCCGTCGCCTGGCAGCGCAAAGTAACGTCGACGGCCGCGTTCACCAGCGTCGCCAGTCTAAGTCAGGAAGGTGTCATGGAGACGGCGGCGGAGATCACCAATCAAGTAAGACTGACGCGTCCTGCAGCCGACGTCTTCATCCTGGAGCTGGATGAGGTGTCGCTCGCTGATTCGGGTGCGTACCAGTGCGTGGTGTCTGAATGGAACGGCCACAACAAGActaacagccaatcacagacggCCATGCTGACGGTGGCGCCGACAG AATCTTTGGTGGCCGTTCGACTGATCAGTCGCAGCAACATGGTGACCATTGGAGACAACGTAGAGTTGATGTGTCGTGTCAAAGGGCCGCGTATCCCCGTAACGCTCACCTGGATCCTGCAACGCGGCCCCTCGGCCAGAGACAACATCCTGACGCTGTACTCCGACGGTGCGATCAGCTGGTCCGGCGAGCAGCACCGCTACCAGCTGAGGATTGAGAACACACCCACTGAGAGGATTTACTTTCTGCTCATCAACGGCGCCAGCCACAGCGAGGCAGGAAGTTACCAGTGTCAGGTGTCCGTCTTCCAGAACAATGTGTACAAGAAGCTGCCGCCATCCAATCCCACAGCGGTCATGGTGCAGAACCCAG AGAGTGACCTCACCCTGACCTCCAGTCCTGCACTGACAACAAAGATCAACAGCGACATAAGCATAAAGTGCTCGGTTAATTCGTCTCGCTCTGGATCTTCTCGCCATGCCGTCACCTGGATTCTACAGAATCAGATCCAAAACATCACCATTGCAAACTCCGATCGGGATTCCTCAGTAACCTTTGGACCCACGGTGGAGGAAGTCCACAGCCAGCGGATCAGCATCCAACAAACTAAGGGTCCTAGTTTCCAGTTGACCATTCGGAATGCTCTGACCTCAGACCAAGGTACTTACGTCTGCGAGGTCGTGGAGTGGCTGCAAGATCCTAGCGGCAAATGGTACCACCTCACCCCGGTCTCCGGAACCACACGGCTGACACTCATTGAGCCTG TCAATGATCTCCTTGTGGATCCCACACGGAAGTGGGTCACCGCAAGGGAAGGAGACGAGGTGCAGCTCAAGTGTGACCTGATTTCAGACGCACCCAGTCCTTCCGTTTTCTACAAAATCACTTGGTTCTACACCAGTCGTGGTTCTCCGGCGGTGAATTCCCTTTTGCAGATGGATCACACGGGCTTGTTGCGGTATCCAAAGAACCAAGGCCTCCACGGCCTGCAGGGGAGGCTCCGGCTATCCAGACCCGATCCGAGAACCTTTGGTCTAACCATTCAAAAGGTCCATGAGGAAGATAGTGGGACATATCGGTGTCTGGTGGAGCAATACCAGCTTGGACAGGAAGGTCACTGGCAGCAGAAGGCTTCAGTCGACGGCGGTCCGATTATGTTGTCTCTAAATATGACAG AAAACAATCTGTCCATCACAAGGACGGAGTTGAACTTGAACTCCAGCACACGGCAGAATTTCACCATCCCTTGTCACATCGCCACCCGGTCCAGCCCGGAGTCCAAGTTCCAAGTCACCTGGTTTTGGCAGGAGAAGAACCAAAGCGAACGCCGCCCTCTCTTCACATGTTACCGCAACGCCACCTTACACGATCGGTCGGGGTGGGGTCAGCGACTTCGATTCGGCCACGCTTTGCCCGACCGTTTCGACCTGACCGTGTCAAACCCGACTCTTCAGCATGCCGGACTTTATTCCTGCGAGGTGGAGGAGTGGATTCTCACTCTCTCAAACCACTGGAGGAAGGTGGCGGTGGAAAATTCCGGCTATTCGATTGTTAGCATCTATTCACAAG GGGAGAAGAGCGCCGTCTCTGGGTACAGTTCGGGTATTTGGATCGCGGTTCTTGTGGCCATTTTGCTCTGCTTATCGCTGGTCATACTTGCGTTGGCGCTAAAACTGAAGCGAGCCAAGACATCGGAGAAGACGGCAGGTGAGTCTCTGTGGATGGAACAACATCACCTGAAGACGAAATTCAATACAGAGGACTGA
- the LOC131136193 gene encoding immunoglobulin superfamily member 2-like isoform X1: MLWNCFFSHRKEWKIVENSVEPWLASLSRSGRSDFNRNVQLKVGSWTTKQALGLGHITSYFGDARVLTEVQAGPLYRMAGSRLSISCNVSGFIDVNSRKEFEFRVTKPPKAKVLNIISTADEDFGYNMYRVRGDDITVTRVSPNSVLFEIQSLRKDDEGEYECAVINSEKIYSGTYSAAALVKVIDNSLSVSSPDSTSLSFNEGESLALTCRASSNTIQHTHLSVAWYLHKDGEDNARLILSLERDFTLRSGHEFQGRYQAGLIRLDKLGEAAYRLTVDRLEVADRGRVYCQAQEWIQDPDLSWYSLTRMTTREMSLDVQGKADLVPDGTSVVVRLSVQQTSLQEGQKLLLTCSVDTQKLEEKFFSVAWLQAGVELARIGPTGVLSVKSDYSQREKQGELRASRIGDREYRLVLQSVTADDQGGYICRAWPQERGQHGAFVQGAAQDSAVQLVSVSAPASGLSVDMQNSVHVNEGGKMTLNCTVHGVKSHLSVAWQRKVTSTAAFTSVASLSQEGVMETAAEITNQVRLTRPAADVFILELDEVSLADSGAYQCVVSEWNGHNKTNSQSQTAMLTVAPTESLVAVRLISRSNMVTIGDNVELMCRVKGPRIPVTLTWILQRGPSARDNILTLYSDGAISWSGEQHRYQLRIENTPTERIYFLLINGASHSEAGSYQCQVSVFQNNVYKKLPPSNPTAVMVQNPESDLTLTSSPALTTKINSDISIKCSVNSSRSGSSRHAVTWILQNQIQNITIANSDRDSSVTFGPTVEEVHSQRISIQQTKGPSFQLTIRNALTSDQGTYVCEVVEWLQDPSGKWYHLTPVSGTTRLTLIEPVNDLLVDPTRKWVTAREGDEVQLKCDLISDAPSPSVFYKITWFYTSRGSPAVNSLLQMDHTGLLRYPKNQGLHGLQGRLRLSRPDPRTFGLTIQKVHEEDSGTYRCLVEQYQLGQEGHWQQKASVDGGPIMLSLNMTENNLSITRTELNLNSSTRQNFTIPCHIATRSSPESKFQVTWFWQEKNQSERRPLFTCYRNATLHDRSGWGQRLRFGHALPDRFDLTVSNPTLQHAGLYSCEVEEWILTLSNHWRKVAVENSGYSIVSIYSQGEKSAVSGYSSGIWIAVLVAILLCLSLVILALALKLKRAKTSEKTAGESLWMEQHHLKTKFNTED; the protein is encoded by the exons ATgctttggaattgttttttttcccataggaaagaATGGAAAATAGTAGAAAactcagtggaaccttggttagcatcattaagcCGGTCAGGAAGGTCCGACTTCAACCGAAACGTACAATTGAAGGTTGGCTCCTGGACAACAAAGCAGGCTCTTGGtcttggtcatatcacctcctattttG GAGATGCCCGCGTCCTGACTGAGGTCCAGGCCGGTCCTCTGTATCGCATGGCGGGCTCCCGTCTCTCCATCTCCTGCAACGTGAGCGGCTTCATCGACGTCAACTCTCGAAAGGAGTTTGAATTCCGTGTGACCAAGCCTCCCAAGGCCAAAGTCCTCAACATCATCAGTACCGCAGACGAAGACTTTGGCTACAACATGTACCGTGTGAGAGGTGACGACATCACCGTGACGCGCGTGTCGCCCAACTCCGTCCTCTTTGAGATACAAAGTCTTCGGAAAGACGACGAAGGGGAGTACGAATGTGCTGTCATCAACTCGGAAAAGATTTACAGTGGAACGTACAGTGCAGCAGCTCTTGTTAAAG TGATTGACAACTCCTTAAGTGTTTCATCACCTGACTCCACCTCGCTGAGTTTTAACGAGGGTGAATCTCTCGCTCTAACATGCCGAGCCTCCAGCAACACCATCCAGCACACCCATCTGTCCGTAGCCTGGTATCTCCACAAGGACGGCGAGGACAACGCGCGGCTCATCCTGTCCCTGGAGAGAGACTTCACGTTAAGATCCGGCCACGAGTTCCAAGGGCGCTACCAAGCCGGACTCATCAGGTTGGATAAACTCGGCGAGGCCGCTTACAGGCTGACGGTGGATCGGCTGGAGGTGGCAGACCGAGGCCGGGTCTACTGCCAGGCCCAAGAGTGGATCCAGGATCCTGACCTCTCCTGGTACTCGCTCACACGGATGACTACAAGGGAGATGTCACTGGATGTTCAAGGAAAAG CAGACTTGGTGCCAGACGGGACGTCTGTGGTGGTGAGATTGTCAGTGCAGCAGACATCTCTGCAAGAAGGGCAGAAGCTCCTCCTAACCTGCAGCGTTGACACGCAGAAGCTCGAGGAAAAGTTTTTCTCTGTAGCTTGGCTCCAGGCTGGGGTCGAGCTGGCCCGAATCGGTCCCACAGGGGTTCTGTCTGTGAAATCTGATTACAGTCAACGAGAGAAACAAGGAGAGCTCAGGGCCAGCAGGATCGGGGACAGAGAATACCGTCTGGTATTGCAGTCCGTTACCGCTGACGACCAGGGAGGGTACATCTGCAGAGCGTGGCCCCAAGAAAGAGGCCAGCATGGCGCCTTTGTGCAAGGAGCTGCCCAAGACTCCGCCGTTCAGCTAGTTAGCGTATCTGCTCCAG CTAGTGGACTCTCGGTTGACATGCAAAACAGCGTACACGTCAACGAAGGCGGCAAGATGACGCTAAACTGCACAGTTCACGGGGTCAAAAGTCATCTCTCCGTCGCCTGGCAGCGCAAAGTAACGTCGACGGCCGCGTTCACCAGCGTCGCCAGTCTAAGTCAGGAAGGTGTCATGGAGACGGCGGCGGAGATCACCAATCAAGTAAGACTGACGCGTCCTGCAGCCGACGTCTTCATCCTGGAGCTGGATGAGGTGTCGCTCGCTGATTCGGGTGCGTACCAGTGCGTGGTGTCTGAATGGAACGGCCACAACAAGActaacagccaatcacagacggCCATGCTGACGGTGGCGCCGACAG AATCTTTGGTGGCCGTTCGACTGATCAGTCGCAGCAACATGGTGACCATTGGAGACAACGTAGAGTTGATGTGTCGTGTCAAAGGGCCGCGTATCCCCGTAACGCTCACCTGGATCCTGCAACGCGGCCCCTCGGCCAGAGACAACATCCTGACGCTGTACTCCGACGGTGCGATCAGCTGGTCCGGCGAGCAGCACCGCTACCAGCTGAGGATTGAGAACACACCCACTGAGAGGATTTACTTTCTGCTCATCAACGGCGCCAGCCACAGCGAGGCAGGAAGTTACCAGTGTCAGGTGTCCGTCTTCCAGAACAATGTGTACAAGAAGCTGCCGCCATCCAATCCCACAGCGGTCATGGTGCAGAACCCAG AGAGTGACCTCACCCTGACCTCCAGTCCTGCACTGACAACAAAGATCAACAGCGACATAAGCATAAAGTGCTCGGTTAATTCGTCTCGCTCTGGATCTTCTCGCCATGCCGTCACCTGGATTCTACAGAATCAGATCCAAAACATCACCATTGCAAACTCCGATCGGGATTCCTCAGTAACCTTTGGACCCACGGTGGAGGAAGTCCACAGCCAGCGGATCAGCATCCAACAAACTAAGGGTCCTAGTTTCCAGTTGACCATTCGGAATGCTCTGACCTCAGACCAAGGTACTTACGTCTGCGAGGTCGTGGAGTGGCTGCAAGATCCTAGCGGCAAATGGTACCACCTCACCCCGGTCTCCGGAACCACACGGCTGACACTCATTGAGCCTG TCAATGATCTCCTTGTGGATCCCACACGGAAGTGGGTCACCGCAAGGGAAGGAGACGAGGTGCAGCTCAAGTGTGACCTGATTTCAGACGCACCCAGTCCTTCCGTTTTCTACAAAATCACTTGGTTCTACACCAGTCGTGGTTCTCCGGCGGTGAATTCCCTTTTGCAGATGGATCACACGGGCTTGTTGCGGTATCCAAAGAACCAAGGCCTCCACGGCCTGCAGGGGAGGCTCCGGCTATCCAGACCCGATCCGAGAACCTTTGGTCTAACCATTCAAAAGGTCCATGAGGAAGATAGTGGGACATATCGGTGTCTGGTGGAGCAATACCAGCTTGGACAGGAAGGTCACTGGCAGCAGAAGGCTTCAGTCGACGGCGGTCCGATTATGTTGTCTCTAAATATGACAG AAAACAATCTGTCCATCACAAGGACGGAGTTGAACTTGAACTCCAGCACACGGCAGAATTTCACCATCCCTTGTCACATCGCCACCCGGTCCAGCCCGGAGTCCAAGTTCCAAGTCACCTGGTTTTGGCAGGAGAAGAACCAAAGCGAACGCCGCCCTCTCTTCACATGTTACCGCAACGCCACCTTACACGATCGGTCGGGGTGGGGTCAGCGACTTCGATTCGGCCACGCTTTGCCCGACCGTTTCGACCTGACCGTGTCAAACCCGACTCTTCAGCATGCCGGACTTTATTCCTGCGAGGTGGAGGAGTGGATTCTCACTCTCTCAAACCACTGGAGGAAGGTGGCGGTGGAAAATTCCGGCTATTCGATTGTTAGCATCTATTCACAAG GGGAGAAGAGCGCCGTCTCTGGGTACAGTTCGGGTATTTGGATCGCGGTTCTTGTGGCCATTTTGCTCTGCTTATCGCTGGTCATACTTGCGTTGGCGCTAAAACTGAAGCGAGCCAAGACATCGGAGAAGACGGCAGGTGAGTCTCTGTGGATGGAACAACATCACCTGAAGACGAAATTCAATACAGAGGACTGA